The DNA region ACACGGCCGCCCGCACGCATGCCATGAATGCCCAGAAGACCTGTCCCGACAATGCCCAGGCCGCCTACATGCTCGGCTTGGCGGAGCGCAAGCTGGGCAACTATCAGGCGGCGCTTGCCGCCCTGGGCAAGGCGACCCAGCTCGATCCGGAGGATACCAAGGCCATTCTGGAAAAGGCCCGCATGTTGGCCGGCGAGATGAAGCGTCCACGGGAAGCTGCGGACGTGCTGGATGCCATGATCGCCCAGCATCCCACCGAGGCTCGACCCTGGTTTGAAAAGGGCAAGATCTTCCTCGAGCAGAGAAATTTCGAGATGGCGATCCCGGCCCTGGAGCAAGCCGTGGTGGTGGATCCCAGCTTCACCCGGGGTTGGGTGACCCTGACCCAGGCCTGTGTGGAAGCCCACGACTGCGAGAAGGCCATCAAGGCGGCTGCCAATGCGTTGAAGGACAAAGGGAACCGGGACATTGCCGAGGTCTACTATCATCAGGCAACGGCTTACAACCAGTGCTCGCAGTTTGACAAGGCGATCGAAGCGGCTGACGCCTGTTTGGAAAATGTGTCCAAGTTGAAGCAGAACAAGAGCTTCATCCAGGGAGGTGCCCATTACGAGAAGGGCGTCGCCTTGATGAAGCGCGGCATGTTGGACACTGCCAAGAAGTCCTTCCAGGACGCATCCGCATTTATTGAATGGCGTCAAAGCGCCAACTTTGAGTTGGACGCCATCAAGAAGGACCAAGGCTGACCCGTTGAACATCGAACCGAAAAGGGCCTCAACAAGGGCCCTTTTTCATGTGCACAGCCAGTCAATCGTGATGCTGCCGGCGGGTGGATCCACCGCCGGGAGCTTTGGCCATCGACCAAGTGAAGCCCCCTCGGACTTGTAAGTTAACTTGACAATATTTTAACTTTGTGGGGTTCCATCTGTGGCGGGGAGGCCCCATGTCCTGGCTTGGATTCCGTCCCACCTTCAAGGGTGGTGTTCATCCCGGTGACGAAAAGGATCTGACAGCGGACCGTCCGCTGGAGAGAATGCCGGATCCGGAATTGTTGCTGGTGCCTTTGCAGCAACATCTGGGTCGACCGGCCCAAATTCTTGTCAAGAAGGGTGATTGGGTCCGCCAAGGCCAATGTCTGGCTGCCGCTGGAGAGGGGATCAGCGCCGCTGTGTTGGCACCCAGGGCCGGTCTGGTGCAGGCCGTGGAACAGGGCGGTACTGCCTCCGGCTTCCCAGGATCCCTCATCGTGATCAAGCCGGGTCCGCCCCCTGCCCAGGATGGAACCGAGCCCTTTCCCACCGAGCCGCTGGACCTGCCCCCCCTGGATCCAGACACCGTGAGCGCGGGCGAGCTCGTGGCGCGGGCGCGGGAAGCCGGGCTGGTCGGCCAGGGCGGGGCCGCCTTTCCCATGGCGGTCAAGCTGTCACCCCCGACGGGAACCCGCCTGGACCTGTTGATCATCAACGGTTGCGAATGTGAGCCCTACTTGACCCGCGATTACCGGCTGATGTTGGAAGAACCGGACGCCCTGCTTGAGGGAGCGGTGCTGGTGGCCCGGGCCCTGGCTGTCCCTCGCGTGGTGATCGGGGTCGAGGACAACAAGCCGCGGGCGGTCGAAGCGCTGACGGAAGCGCTGACCCGTTGGGAGCCGACGGCGGGTGTCCGTCTGGAGATCCTGTCCGTGCGCACCAAGTAT from bacterium includes:
- a CDS encoding tetratricopeptide repeat protein, translating into MLAQTPELDAKKKDIDRLVQEMGVAGSPEEYDALKKKYDTAVDDYRKLRARHQSENDQDVACKTALNSSIASYKDRDYTAARTHAMNAQKTCPDNAQAAYMLGLAERKLGNYQAALAALGKATQLDPEDTKAILEKARMLAGEMKRPREAADVLDAMIAQHPTEARPWFEKGKIFLEQRNFEMAIPALEQAVVVDPSFTRGWVTLTQACVEAHDCEKAIKAAANALKDKGNRDIAEVYYHQATAYNQCSQFDKAIEAADACLENVSKLKQNKSFIQGGAHYEKGVALMKRGMLDTAKKSFQDASAFIEWRQSANFELDAIKKDQG
- the rsxC gene encoding electron transport complex subunit RsxC, which codes for MSWLGFRPTFKGGVHPGDEKDLTADRPLERMPDPELLLVPLQQHLGRPAQILVKKGDWVRQGQCLAAAGEGISAAVLAPRAGLVQAVEQGGTASGFPGSLIVIKPGPPPAQDGTEPFPTEPLDLPPLDPDTVSAGELVARAREAGLVGQGGAAFPMAVKLSPPTGTRLDLLIINGCECEPYLTRDYRLMLEEPDALLEGAVLVARALAVPRVVIGVEDNKPRAVEALTEALTRWEPTAGVRLEILSVRTKYPQGAEKMLIEAITGRRVPPGKLPMSVGAVVQNVGTALALREAVVLGRVQTEAVLTVSGRGIQRPANLRVPVGTPLADVLDYCGGFLPEAARLIVGGPMMGVAQHDLAAPVVKACSGILVLSGEELGADMESGTCLRCGRCVDACPLQLVPSRLARLTALGRAEEARDEGIEVCMECGTCAFACPAHLPLVQWLRLGKQQARSLARSAS